A window from Mesorhizobium sp. WSM2240 encodes these proteins:
- a CDS encoding NADH-quinone oxidoreductase subunit J — protein MLIGLEAVFFYLFAFIAVAAAFMVISARNPVHSVLYLILTFFNAAGLFLLTGAEFLAMILLVVYVGAVAVLFLFVVMMLDVDFAELKSGALQYAPIGAMVGLILAAELVVVLGGYTFAPQLASTVAMPTPEIATRHNTAALGDILYTDYIYFFQVAGLILLVAMIGAIVLTLRHREGVKRQDVTAQVARTPATAIEIKKVETGKGI, from the coding sequence ATGCTGATTGGACTTGAAGCGGTATTTTTCTACCTCTTCGCCTTCATCGCGGTCGCGGCGGCCTTTATGGTCATTTCCGCGCGCAATCCCGTGCACTCGGTTCTCTACCTGATCCTCACATTCTTCAACGCGGCCGGACTGTTCCTTTTGACCGGTGCCGAGTTCCTGGCGATGATCCTGCTCGTCGTCTATGTCGGCGCGGTGGCGGTCCTGTTCCTGTTCGTCGTCATGATGCTGGACGTCGATTTCGCTGAACTGAAGTCGGGCGCGCTGCAATATGCGCCGATCGGCGCCATGGTCGGGCTGATACTGGCGGCCGAACTGGTGGTCGTGCTCGGCGGCTACACGTTTGCGCCGCAACTGGCCTCGACCGTGGCGATGCCGACGCCCGAGATAGCGACGCGGCACAATACGGCGGCGCTCGGCGACATCCTCTATACCGACTACATCTACTTCTTCCAGGTGGCCGGGCTGATCCTGTTGGTCGCGATGATCGGGGCGATCGTGCTGACGCTCAGGCACCGGGAAGGCGTCAAGCGGCAGGACGTGACCGCGCAGGTGGCGCGGACGCCGGCGACCGCGATCGAAATCAAGAAAGTCGAGACGGGCAAGGGCATCTGA
- the nuoG gene encoding NADH-quinone oxidoreductase subunit NuoG: MAKLKVDGTEIEVPDHYTLLQAAEEAGAEVPRFCFHERLSIAGNCRMCLIEVKGGPPKPAASCAMGVRDLRPGPNGETPEIFTNTPMVKKAREGVMEFLLINHPLDCPICDQGGECDLQDQAMAFGVDSSRYQENKRAVEDKYIGPLVKTIMNRCIHCTRCVRFTTEVAGISELGLIGRGEDAEITTYLEQAMTSELQGNVIDLCPVGALTSKPYAFQARPWELTKTESIDVMDAVGSAIRVDSRGREVMRIMPRINEQVNEEWISDKTRFIWDGLRTQRLDRPYVRRDGKLTAATWSEAFTAIEDAVAKSSGDKIGAIAGDLAAVEEMYALKLLMQSLASPNIDCRQDGAMLNPALGRASYIFNPTIEGIEQADAVLIIGANPRFEASVLNTRIRKRWKIGNLPVGAIGEVGDLRYDYEMLGAGSESLNELATGKGKFFSVLKNAKRPLIIVGQGALARTDGAAVLGLAAKLALAVDAVSAEWNGFAVLHTAAARVGGLDIGFVPGEGGKSAAEMISAMEVLFLLGADEIDMTGTGGAFVVYVGTHGDAGAHRANVILPGAAYTEKSGTYVNTEGRVQQTNRAGFAPGEAREDWAILRALSDVLGHRLPFDSLPQLRAKLTADYPHLAEIDEIAAGDPADIQRAAQNAGPLAKGAFASPVKDFYLTNPIARASAVMAECSALAKGGFKQAAE, translated from the coding sequence ATGGCGAAGCTGAAAGTCGACGGCACGGAGATCGAGGTTCCCGATCACTACACGCTGCTGCAGGCGGCGGAAGAGGCGGGCGCGGAAGTGCCGCGCTTCTGCTTCCACGAGCGCCTGTCGATCGCCGGCAATTGCCGCATGTGCCTGATCGAGGTGAAGGGCGGGCCGCCCAAGCCGGCGGCCTCCTGCGCCATGGGCGTGCGCGATCTGCGTCCCGGCCCGAACGGCGAGACACCGGAAATCTTCACCAACACGCCGATGGTCAAGAAGGCCCGCGAAGGCGTGATGGAATTCCTGCTGATCAACCATCCGCTCGACTGCCCGATCTGCGACCAGGGCGGCGAGTGCGACCTGCAGGACCAGGCGATGGCGTTCGGCGTCGATTCCTCGCGCTACCAGGAAAACAAGCGCGCGGTCGAAGACAAATATATCGGCCCGCTGGTCAAGACGATCATGAACCGCTGCATTCACTGCACGCGGTGCGTCCGCTTCACTACGGAAGTCGCCGGGATTTCCGAACTCGGCCTGATTGGCCGTGGCGAGGACGCCGAGATCACCACCTATCTCGAGCAGGCGATGACATCCGAGCTTCAGGGCAACGTCATCGATCTCTGCCCGGTCGGCGCGCTGACCTCCAAGCCCTATGCTTTCCAGGCGCGGCCGTGGGAACTGACCAAGACCGAATCGATCGATGTCATGGACGCCGTCGGCTCGGCGATCCGCGTCGATTCGCGCGGCCGCGAGGTGATGCGCATCATGCCGCGCATCAACGAGCAGGTGAACGAGGAGTGGATCTCCGACAAGACGCGCTTCATCTGGGACGGCCTCAGGACCCAGCGCCTCGACCGGCCTTATGTGCGGCGCGACGGCAAGCTGACCGCCGCGACCTGGAGCGAAGCCTTCACTGCGATCGAGGACGCGGTGGCGAAAAGCTCGGGCGACAAGATCGGCGCGATCGCGGGAGACTTGGCCGCCGTCGAGGAGATGTATGCGCTGAAACTGCTGATGCAGTCGCTCGCCTCCCCGAACATCGACTGCCGGCAGGACGGCGCGATGCTCAATCCGGCGCTCGGCCGCGCCAGCTATATCTTCAACCCCACCATCGAAGGCATCGAGCAGGCGGATGCGGTGCTGATCATCGGCGCCAATCCGCGCTTCGAGGCGTCAGTGCTCAATACGCGGATCAGGAAGCGCTGGAAGATCGGCAATCTGCCAGTCGGTGCTATCGGCGAGGTCGGCGATCTCCGCTACGACTACGAGATGCTAGGGGCCGGTTCCGAATCGCTGAACGAATTGGCGACCGGCAAGGGCAAGTTCTTCTCGGTGCTGAAGAATGCCAAGCGGCCGCTGATCATTGTCGGGCAGGGCGCATTGGCGCGCACCGATGGCGCGGCCGTGCTCGGGCTGGCTGCCAAGCTTGCGCTCGCCGTCGATGCTGTCAGCGCCGAATGGAACGGCTTTGCCGTGCTGCACACCGCGGCTGCGCGGGTCGGCGGCCTCGACATCGGCTTCGTGCCAGGCGAGGGCGGCAAGAGTGCCGCTGAAATGATTTCGGCCATGGAAGTGCTGTTCCTGCTCGGCGCCGACGAGATCGACATGACCGGCACGGGCGGGGCGTTCGTCGTCTATGTCGGCACGCATGGCGACGCCGGCGCACACCGCGCCAACGTCATCCTGCCGGGCGCAGCCTACACCGAAAAATCCGGCACTTATGTCAACACCGAGGGCCGCGTGCAGCAGACGAACCGCGCCGGCTTCGCGCCGGGCGAGGCCAGGGAGGACTGGGCGATCCTGCGGGCGCTTTCGGACGTTCTTGGCCACAGGCTGCCTTTCGATTCGCTGCCGCAATTGCGCGCGAAACTCACCGCCGACTATCCGCATCTGGCCGAAATCGATGAGATCGCCGCGGGCGATCCGGCCGATATTCAGCGCGCGGCGCAGAACGCCGGGCCGCTTGCCAAGGGCGCATTTGCGTCGCCGGTCAAAGACTTCTATCTGACGAACCCGATCGCGCGGGCCTCCGCAGTCATGGCCGAATGCTCGGCCCTGGCGAAGGGCGGCTTCAAACAGGCGGCCGAGTAG
- the nuoL gene encoding NADH-quinone oxidoreductase subunit L, with amino-acid sequence MYQAIVFLPLLGFLVVGLFGTSLGAKASEYITSGFLVISAVLSWVAFFAVGFGDTEAFTVPVLRFIESGSLQADWALRIDTLTVVMLVVVNTVSALVHIYSIGYMHHDPHRPRFFAYLSLFTFAMLMLVTADNLVQMFFGWEGVGLASYLLIGFWYKKPSANAAAIKAFVVNRVGDFGFVLGIFGVFVLFGSVNFDTIFANAASLASAGHGAEAGAQGGAVLNFLGYALDMQSALTVVCLLLFMGAMGKSAQVPLHTWLPDAMEGPTPVSALIHAATMVTAGVFMLARLSPIFELSHTALTVVTFVGAFTAFFAATVGLVQNDIKRVIAYSTCSQLGYMFVALGLGFYSAAIFHLFTHAFFKALLFLGSGSVIHAVSDEQDMRKMGGLRTLIPTTYWMMVIGTLALTGVGIPATLIGTAGFFSKDAIIEGAFAGHNAMAGFAFIALVVAAVMTSFYSWRLIFMTFHGRPKATADVMHHVHESPPVMLVPLFLLAAGALFAGVIFHEQFIGHQESYDQFWKGALFMLPDNHILHDFHEVPLWVKLAPFVAMLIGFGLAYQFYIRSPEMPRELAGRHRGLYAFLLNKWYFDELYDFLLVNPAKRLGRFLWKTGDGTIIDGFGPDGISARVIDVTRSVVRLQTGYLYHYAFVMLIGVAALVTWMMLGSSF; translated from the coding sequence ATGTACCAAGCCATCGTCTTCCTACCGCTGCTCGGCTTCCTGGTTGTCGGCCTGTTCGGCACGTCGCTCGGCGCGAAAGCATCGGAATACATCACCTCCGGCTTCCTGGTGATTTCGGCCGTCCTGTCCTGGGTCGCATTCTTCGCGGTCGGCTTCGGCGACACGGAAGCCTTCACCGTTCCGGTGCTGCGCTTCATCGAGTCCGGCAGCCTGCAAGCCGACTGGGCACTGCGGATCGACACGCTGACGGTGGTGATGCTTGTCGTCGTCAACACGGTGTCGGCCCTGGTGCACATCTACTCGATCGGCTACATGCACCACGATCCGCACCGGCCGCGCTTCTTCGCCTATCTCTCGCTGTTCACCTTCGCCATGCTGATGCTGGTGACGGCAGACAACCTCGTGCAGATGTTCTTCGGCTGGGAGGGGGTCGGCCTAGCCTCCTACCTGTTGATCGGCTTCTGGTACAAAAAGCCGTCGGCAAACGCCGCGGCGATCAAGGCCTTCGTGGTCAACCGCGTGGGCGACTTCGGCTTCGTTCTCGGCATTTTCGGCGTGTTCGTGCTGTTCGGCTCGGTCAATTTCGACACGATCTTCGCCAACGCCGCATCGCTGGCTTCGGCCGGACACGGCGCGGAAGCAGGCGCGCAGGGCGGCGCCGTGCTGAATTTCCTCGGCTATGCGCTCGACATGCAAAGCGCGCTGACGGTCGTCTGCCTGCTGCTCTTCATGGGCGCCATGGGCAAGTCGGCACAAGTGCCGCTGCACACCTGGCTGCCGGACGCCATGGAAGGCCCGACGCCGGTGTCGGCGCTCATCCATGCGGCAACCATGGTCACGGCCGGCGTGTTCATGCTGGCGCGGCTGTCGCCTATCTTTGAGCTGTCGCACACGGCGCTGACCGTCGTCACCTTCGTCGGTGCGTTCACCGCCTTCTTCGCCGCGACCGTCGGCCTGGTTCAGAACGACATCAAGCGCGTCATCGCCTATTCGACCTGCTCACAGCTCGGCTACATGTTCGTGGCGCTCGGCCTCGGCTTCTACTCGGCGGCGATCTTCCACCTGTTCACGCACGCCTTCTTCAAGGCGCTGCTGTTCCTGGGCTCGGGCTCCGTCATCCATGCGGTCTCCGACGAGCAGGACATGCGCAAGATGGGCGGGCTGCGCACGCTGATCCCGACCACCTACTGGATGATGGTGATCGGCACGCTCGCGCTGACCGGCGTCGGCATTCCCGCGACCCTCATCGGTACGGCCGGTTTCTTCTCGAAGGACGCCATCATCGAAGGCGCCTTCGCCGGCCACAACGCCATGGCCGGCTTCGCCTTCATCGCGCTGGTGGTTGCCGCCGTCATGACCAGCTTCTATTCCTGGCGGCTGATCTTCATGACCTTCCACGGCAGGCCCAAGGCTACCGCAGACGTGATGCACCATGTGCATGAATCGCCGCCGGTGATGCTGGTGCCGCTTTTCCTGCTGGCCGCCGGTGCGCTGTTTGCAGGCGTCATCTTCCACGAGCAGTTCATCGGCCACCAGGAGAGCTACGACCAGTTCTGGAAAGGCGCTCTGTTCATGCTGCCGGATAACCACATCCTGCACGATTTCCATGAAGTGCCGCTCTGGGTGAAGCTCGCGCCGTTCGTGGCTATGCTGATCGGCTTTGGGCTGGCGTACCAGTTCTATATCCGCTCGCCGGAAATGCCGCGGGAGCTGGCTGGCCGGCACCGCGGTCTCTACGCCTTCCTGCTCAACAAGTGGTATTTCGACGAACTTTACGACTTCCTGTTGGTGAACCCGGCAAAGCGCCTCGGCCGCTTCCTGTGGAAGACAGGCGACGGGACCATCATCGACGGCTTCGGCCCGGACGGCATCTCGGCTCGCGTCATCGACGTGACGCGCAGCGTCGTCAGGCTACAGACCGGATATCTCTATCACTACGCATTCGTCATGCTGATCGGCGTCGCAGCCCTCGTCACCTGGATGATGCTCGGGAGCTCGTTTTAG
- a CDS encoding NADH-ubiquinone dehydrogenase, translating to MSTPSIPEHAGPDADREKMNEYMAVIMPKDFAGAVNLMAHPLAGAAAFSALGFGLASQAYGLWAGAVSGTVEASQRLWMPILEDLAPNVDDFVEKPKAPVVRAKATTKVLIDEARSVARETTEASQGPADEAKAGEVAADIRQGVAAEAVAELMPEDFRQPKAMEKPEEPDDLKLISGIGPKLEQVLNGLGVWTYGQIANWSMEEIAWVDDYLSFKGRIGRDDWIGQAAKLAAGKTKH from the coding sequence ATGTCGACACCTTCCATACCCGAACATGCCGGTCCGGACGCGGATCGCGAAAAGATGAACGAATACATGGCTGTCATCATGCCGAAGGATTTTGCCGGCGCCGTCAATCTGATGGCGCATCCGCTTGCGGGAGCCGCCGCTTTTTCGGCGCTCGGCTTCGGGCTGGCCAGCCAGGCGTATGGGCTGTGGGCAGGCGCCGTTTCGGGCACGGTCGAAGCCTCGCAGCGCCTCTGGATGCCAATCCTGGAAGACCTCGCGCCGAACGTTGACGATTTTGTCGAGAAGCCGAAAGCGCCTGTGGTTCGCGCAAAGGCCACAACCAAGGTGCTGATCGACGAAGCCCGGTCTGTGGCCAGGGAGACGACAGAGGCCAGCCAAGGGCCTGCCGACGAAGCCAAGGCCGGCGAGGTGGCGGCGGACATTCGGCAGGGCGTGGCGGCCGAAGCAGTCGCCGAATTGATGCCGGAAGATTTCCGGCAGCCAAAGGCGATGGAGAAGCCGGAAGAGCCCGACGATCTCAAGCTGATCTCGGGCATCGGCCCCAAGCTGGAGCAGGTGCTGAACGGGCTTGGCGTCTGGACCTACGGCCAGATCGCGAACTGGAGCATGGAAGAGATCGCCTGGGTCGACGACTATCTGTCGTTCAAGGGCCGCATCGGCCGCGACGACTGGATCGGGCAGGCCGCGAAACTGGCTGCCGGCAAGACAAAGCATTGA
- the nuoH gene encoding NADH-quinone oxidoreductase subunit NuoH, producing the protein MESFFSFYVWPGLIILLQSVALIVILLIFVAYLLYADRKVWAAVQLRRGPNVVGPWGLLQSFADLLKFVFKEPVIPSGANKGVFLLAPVISAVLALAAWAVIPVSEGWAVANINVGILYVFAISSLEVYGVIMGGWASNSKYPFLGALRSAAQMVSYEVSIGFVIVTVLLAVGSLNLTDIVLSQSDGIGTRLGLPNSFLDWHWLALFPMFIIFFISALAETNRPPFDLVEAESELVAGHMIEYSSTPFLLFFLGEYVAIVLMCALTTILFLGGWLPPFDFAPFTWVPGVVWFVLKVTMMFFMFAMVKAFVPRYRYDQLMRLGWKVFLPISLAMVVITAAFLKLTGMA; encoded by the coding sequence ATGGAATCCTTTTTCTCTTTCTACGTCTGGCCCGGCCTGATCATCCTGCTTCAATCGGTGGCGCTGATCGTCATCCTTTTGATATTCGTCGCCTATCTGCTCTATGCCGACCGCAAGGTGTGGGCGGCGGTGCAGTTGCGGCGCGGCCCCAACGTCGTCGGTCCATGGGGCCTGCTGCAATCCTTCGCGGATCTGCTGAAGTTCGTGTTCAAGGAGCCGGTAATACCGTCCGGCGCCAACAAGGGCGTGTTCCTGCTCGCGCCGGTGATTTCGGCGGTGCTAGCGCTCGCCGCCTGGGCGGTTATCCCGGTCAGCGAAGGCTGGGCGGTCGCCAACATCAATGTCGGCATCCTCTACGTGTTCGCCATCTCCTCGCTGGAAGTCTATGGCGTCATCATGGGCGGTTGGGCTTCCAACTCGAAATATCCGTTCCTCGGCGCATTGCGCTCGGCCGCGCAGATGGTCTCCTACGAGGTGTCGATCGGCTTCGTCATCGTCACCGTGCTGCTCGCCGTCGGTTCGCTGAACCTAACCGACATTGTGCTATCGCAGAGCGACGGCATCGGCACGCGGCTCGGGCTGCCGAACAGCTTCCTCGACTGGCACTGGCTGGCGCTGTTTCCGATGTTCATCATCTTCTTCATCTCGGCGCTGGCCGAGACGAACCGCCCGCCCTTCGACCTGGTCGAGGCCGAATCGGAACTCGTCGCCGGCCACATGATCGAATATTCGTCGACGCCGTTCCTGCTGTTCTTCCTCGGCGAATATGTCGCAATCGTCCTGATGTGCGCGCTCACCACCATCCTGTTCCTCGGCGGATGGTTGCCGCCCTTCGACTTCGCGCCATTTACGTGGGTGCCGGGCGTCGTCTGGTTCGTGCTCAAGGTCACCATGATGTTCTTCATGTTCGCCATGGTGAAGGCTTTCGTGCCGCGCTATCGCTACGACCAGTTGATGCGGCTCGGCTGGAAGGTCTTCCTGCCGATCTCGCTCGCCATGGTCGTGATCACGGCGGCGTTCCTGAAACTGACGGGAATGGCCTGA
- the nuoK gene encoding NADH-quinone oxidoreductase subunit NuoK gives MEIGIAHFLTVSAILFTLGVFGIFLNRKNVIVILMSIELILLAVNINFVAFSAALGDLVGQVFALFVLTVAAAEAAIGLAILVVFFRNRGSIAVEDVNMMKG, from the coding sequence ATGGAAATAGGCATCGCGCATTTTCTCACCGTTTCGGCGATCCTGTTCACGCTCGGCGTGTTCGGCATCTTCCTGAACCGCAAGAACGTCATCGTTATCCTGATGTCGATCGAGCTGATCCTCCTGGCGGTGAACATCAATTTCGTGGCGTTTTCCGCCGCCCTCGGCGATCTGGTCGGCCAGGTCTTCGCGCTGTTCGTGCTGACGGTCGCGGCCGCCGAAGCGGCGATCGGCCTCGCCATACTGGTGGTGTTCTTCCGCAACCGCGGCTCGATCGCGGTCGAAGACGTGAACATGATGAAGGGTTGA
- a CDS encoding NADH-quinone oxidoreductase subunit E, with protein MSVRRLAEPAVQPAAFAFNKANSAVAKQWLKKYPKGREQSAVIPLLMIAQEQEGWVTKPAIEHVADMLDMPYIRALEVATFYTQFQLKPVGSRAHVQVCGTTPCMLRGSEALMDVCRSKIHHEQFHTNQAGTLSWEEVECLGACVNAPMVMIFKDTFEDLTPERLGEIIDAFEAGKGSSVRPGPQNGRIYSAPISGLTTLKDESAVLEAARDQETKAAAKEEKAASVSVPPSKAAKPKTYAAETNNTVKSPSPVKTRPKAEVAVSATGPRPNQVAANKAAESVEKATKQRKHPIAKAGPATAFKSPELLHGEPTGAAGKEVDAAPVRGRTSKPSLDDKNRPAGIEKPAAVDDLKLISGVGPRIEATLHSLGIYTFGQIAAWKKAEREWIDGYLNFKGRIERDDWVKQAKALAKGGVAEYIRVFGKKPV; from the coding sequence ATGTCCGTCCGCCGTCTCGCAGAGCCAGCCGTCCAGCCAGCCGCCTTCGCCTTCAACAAGGCGAATTCAGCGGTGGCAAAGCAGTGGCTCAAGAAATATCCGAAGGGCCGAGAACAGTCGGCGGTAATTCCGCTGCTCATGATCGCGCAGGAACAGGAAGGCTGGGTGACCAAGCCGGCCATCGAGCACGTCGCCGACATGCTCGACATGCCCTACATCCGCGCGCTGGAAGTCGCGACCTTCTACACGCAGTTTCAGTTGAAACCGGTGGGCTCTAGAGCTCATGTGCAGGTCTGCGGCACGACACCCTGCATGCTGCGCGGTTCGGAAGCACTGATGGATGTGTGCCGCTCGAAAATCCATCACGAGCAGTTTCATACCAACCAGGCCGGCACGCTCTCCTGGGAAGAGGTCGAATGCCTCGGCGCCTGCGTCAACGCGCCGATGGTGATGATCTTCAAGGATACGTTCGAGGATCTGACGCCCGAGAGGCTGGGCGAGATCATCGACGCGTTCGAAGCGGGCAAGGGCTCCTCGGTGAGACCTGGACCGCAGAACGGCCGGATCTATTCCGCGCCGATCTCCGGGCTGACGACGCTGAAAGACGAGAGCGCCGTGCTGGAAGCGGCGCGCGACCAGGAAACGAAAGCAGCGGCCAAGGAAGAAAAGGCCGCGAGCGTATCGGTCCCGCCGTCGAAGGCGGCAAAACCCAAGACTTATGCTGCCGAAACCAACAATACCGTGAAATCGCCATCTCCGGTCAAGACGAGGCCGAAGGCAGAGGTCGCAGTCAGTGCGACAGGGCCAAGGCCAAACCAGGTAGCCGCCAACAAAGCCGCCGAATCGGTCGAAAAGGCGACGAAGCAGCGGAAGCATCCGATAGCCAAAGCCGGGCCTGCGACGGCGTTCAAGTCGCCTGAATTGCTGCACGGAGAGCCGACCGGCGCGGCGGGCAAGGAAGTCGATGCAGCGCCAGTTCGCGGGCGAACGTCGAAACCCTCGCTCGACGACAAGAACCGGCCGGCGGGCATCGAAAAACCGGCAGCGGTCGACGATCTCAAGCTGATTTCCGGCGTTGGACCCAGGATCGAAGCCACCTTGCATTCGCTCGGCATCTACACGTTCGGCCAGATCGCGGCCTGGAAGAAGGCCGAGCGCGAATGGATCGACGGCTACCTGAATTTCAAGGGCCGCATCGAACGCGACGACTGGGTCAAGCAGGCCAAGGCGCTGGCCAAGGGCGGCGTCGCCGAATACATCCGCGTCTTCGGCAAGAAGCCGGTCTGA
- the nuoF gene encoding NADH-quinone oxidoreductase subunit NuoF, giving the protein MLQDKDRIFNNIYGMFDRSLKGAMARGHWDGTAGIIAKGRDWIVNEMKASGLRGRGGAGFPTGLKWSFMPKQSDGRPSYLVVNADESEPGTCKDRDILRHDPHTLVEGCLIAGFAMGAVAAYIYVRGEFIREREALQRAIDEAYDAGLIGKDNKNGYDFEIYVHHGAGAYICGEETALLESLEGKKGQPRLKPPFPANVGLYGCPTTVNNVESIAVAPTILRRGASWFSSFGRPNNVGTKLFCISGHVNNPCTVEEAMSIPFRELIDRHCGGIRGGWDNLLAVIPGGASVPLVPAEQIIDAPMDFDALRDLKSGLGTAAVIVMDKSTDIVKAIARLSYFYKHESCGQCTPCREGTGWMWRVMERLVRGEAQKREIDMLLDVTKQVEGHTICALGDAAAWPIQGLIRHFRPEIERRIDEFTRNAHRTEPVLVAAE; this is encoded by the coding sequence ATGCTTCAGGACAAGGACCGCATCTTCAACAATATCTACGGCATGTTCGATCGCTCGCTGAAGGGCGCGATGGCGCGCGGGCACTGGGACGGCACCGCCGGCATCATCGCCAAGGGCCGCGACTGGATCGTCAACGAGATGAAGGCGTCCGGTCTGCGCGGCCGCGGCGGGGCGGGTTTCCCGACCGGCCTGAAATGGTCGTTCATGCCCAAGCAGAGCGACGGGCGGCCGTCCTATCTGGTGGTCAATGCCGATGAATCCGAGCCCGGCACCTGCAAGGACCGCGATATTTTGCGGCACGATCCACACACGCTGGTCGAAGGCTGCCTGATCGCCGGCTTCGCCATGGGCGCGGTCGCCGCCTACATCTATGTGCGCGGCGAGTTCATCCGCGAGCGCGAAGCGCTGCAGCGTGCAATCGACGAAGCCTATGATGCCGGCCTGATCGGCAAGGACAACAAGAACGGCTACGATTTCGAGATCTACGTCCATCACGGCGCCGGCGCCTATATTTGCGGCGAGGAGACGGCGCTGCTCGAAAGCCTCGAGGGCAAGAAGGGCCAGCCGCGTCTGAAGCCCCCGTTCCCGGCCAATGTCGGCCTCTATGGCTGTCCGACGACGGTCAACAATGTCGAATCGATCGCCGTCGCACCAACCATCCTGCGCCGCGGCGCGTCATGGTTCTCGTCATTCGGCCGGCCCAACAATGTCGGCACGAAGCTCTTCTGCATTTCCGGCCACGTAAACAATCCGTGCACCGTGGAAGAAGCGATGTCGATCCCGTTTCGCGAACTCATCGACCGCCATTGCGGCGGTATCCGCGGCGGCTGGGACAATCTTTTGGCGGTGATCCCCGGCGGCGCGTCGGTGCCGCTGGTGCCGGCCGAGCAGATCATCGACGCGCCAATGGATTTCGACGCTTTACGCGACCTGAAATCAGGCCTCGGCACGGCGGCCGTCATCGTCATGGACAAATCGACGGATATCGTGAAGGCGATCGCCCGGCTTTCGTATTTCTACAAGCACGAGAGTTGCGGCCAGTGCACGCCGTGCCGCGAGGGCACCGGCTGGATGTGGCGCGTCATGGAGCGGCTGGTGCGCGGCGAGGCGCAGAAGCGCGAGATCGACATGCTGCTCGACGTAACGAAACAGGTGGAAGGCCACACGATCTGCGCGCTCGGCGACGCGGCGGCCTGGCCTATCCAGGGCCTGATCCGGCATTTCCGGCCGGAGATCGAGCGGCGCATCGACGAGTTCACGCGTAACGCGCACCGAACCGAGCCTGTGCTCGTCGCGGCGGAGTAG
- the nuoI gene encoding NADH-quinone oxidoreductase subunit NuoI → MTALAQAAKSLLLKEFVGAFFLSMRQFFAPKPTLNYPFEKGPLSPRFRGEHALRRYPNGEERCIACKLCEAICPAQAITIEAGPRRNDGTRRTVRYDIDMVKCIYCGFCQEACPVDAIVEGPNFEFSTETREELYYDKEKLLANGDRWERELARNIALDAPYR, encoded by the coding sequence ATGACGGCACTTGCACAAGCCGCCAAATCGTTGCTTCTCAAGGAGTTCGTCGGCGCCTTCTTCCTGTCGATGCGCCAGTTCTTCGCGCCGAAGCCGACGCTGAACTACCCCTTCGAGAAAGGCCCGCTCAGCCCGCGCTTTCGCGGCGAGCACGCGCTGCGCCGCTATCCGAACGGCGAGGAGCGCTGCATTGCCTGCAAATTGTGCGAGGCGATCTGCCCGGCGCAGGCCATCACCATCGAGGCCGGCCCGCGCCGCAATGACGGAACGCGCCGCACGGTCCGATACGACATCGATATGGTGAAGTGCATCTATTGCGGCTTCTGCCAGGAAGCCTGTCCGGTCGACGCGATTGTGGAAGGACCGAATTTCGAATTCTCGACCGAGACGCGCGAGGAGCTCTACTACGACAAGGAAAAGCTGCTCGCCAACGGCGACCGCTGGGAGCGAGAGCTGGCGCGCAACATCGCTCTGGATGCGCCCTACAGGTGA